In the genome of Candidatus Microbacterium phytovorans, one region contains:
- a CDS encoding HAMP domain-containing sensor histidine kinase gives MTSETPAPTAASPTRARSRWSLQTRLIVAVVSLVALILVAIGFATGTILRSIMLENLDAQVTSAAERVHLSPTGTASDVLNEGRQEVGTLLILNNFSGMTGAYVGNDDAAIALTDDEVRDVLTSIGNTVDREGWGDATVEGVGDYRIRVPGGPSSVPYAVGMPTSELVSTIGQILTTVTLLTLGGLLVLAAVIAVVIQQALKPLRVVADTAARVASQPLASGDVKITERVPAAEADDSDEIGRVGAALNTLLDHVDSSLAARQRNEERMRAFVADASHELRTPLAAIRGYSELSLRSLGQATQQPRTTKAHLEAAAQQSEQGLERIQAASLRMTTLVEDLLLLARLDEGKELVYGAVDLTRIAIEAASDAQVAGADHEWVVEVGEEPVVVAGDGARLHQVVANLLTNARVHTPAGTRVTATVALDEGEAVLRIHDDGPGIDPAVADELFERFARADSSRARQTGGTGLGLSIAKAIVSAHGGTITVDSEPGSTTFEVRLPARPADPA, from the coding sequence ATGACCTCGGAGACCCCCGCACCCACCGCCGCCTCCCCCACTCGGGCGCGAAGCCGCTGGAGCCTGCAGACCCGGCTGATCGTGGCCGTCGTCTCGCTGGTCGCGCTCATCCTCGTCGCGATCGGCTTCGCGACCGGCACGATCCTCCGCTCGATCATGCTCGAGAACCTCGACGCGCAGGTCACCTCGGCGGCCGAGCGTGTGCACCTGAGCCCCACCGGCACCGCCTCCGACGTGCTCAACGAGGGGCGCCAGGAGGTCGGGACGCTCCTCATCCTGAACAACTTCTCGGGCATGACCGGCGCGTACGTGGGCAACGACGACGCCGCGATCGCGCTCACCGACGACGAGGTGCGCGACGTGCTGACGAGCATCGGGAACACCGTCGACCGCGAGGGTTGGGGCGACGCCACCGTCGAGGGCGTCGGCGATTACCGCATCCGTGTCCCCGGCGGGCCGTCCAGCGTGCCGTACGCCGTCGGGATGCCGACCTCGGAGCTCGTCTCGACGATCGGCCAGATCCTCACGACCGTCACGCTCCTCACGCTCGGCGGCCTTCTCGTGCTGGCCGCCGTGATCGCCGTCGTGATCCAACAGGCCCTGAAGCCGTTGCGCGTCGTCGCCGACACCGCCGCCCGCGTCGCATCGCAGCCCCTGGCATCCGGTGACGTGAAGATCACCGAGCGGGTGCCCGCCGCGGAGGCCGACGACTCCGACGAGATCGGGCGCGTCGGCGCGGCACTGAACACCCTGCTCGACCACGTCGACTCCTCGCTGGCGGCACGCCAGCGCAACGAGGAGCGCATGCGCGCGTTCGTCGCGGATGCCAGTCACGAACTGCGCACGCCGCTGGCGGCCATCCGCGGGTACTCGGAGCTGTCGCTGCGCTCTCTCGGACAGGCCACGCAGCAGCCTCGCACGACCAAGGCGCACCTGGAGGCCGCGGCCCAGCAGTCCGAACAGGGGCTCGAGCGCATTCAGGCGGCCTCGCTGCGGATGACGACCCTCGTCGAAGACCTCCTGCTCCTGGCGCGGCTCGACGAAGGCAAGGAGCTCGTCTACGGCGCGGTCGACCTCACGCGCATCGCGATCGAGGCGGCCTCCGACGCGCAGGTGGCCGGCGCCGACCACGAATGGGTCGTGGAGGTGGGCGAAGAGCCCGTGGTCGTCGCCGGCGACGGCGCGCGGCTGCACCAGGTGGTGGCGAACCTCCTCACCAATGCGCGGGTGCACACCCCCGCCGGCACCCGCGTCACCGCCACGGTCGCCCTCGACGAGGGTGAAGCGGTGCTCCGCATCCACGACGACGGCCCGGGCATCGACCCGGCGGTCGCCGACGAGCTCTTCGAACGGTTCGCCCGCGCCGACTCCTCGCGCGCGCGGCAGACCGGTGGCACCGGCCTCGGACTGTCGATCGCGAAGGCGATCGTGTCGGCGCACGGCGGAACCATCACCGTCGACAGCGAGCCCGGATCGACCACGTTCGAGGTGCGACTGCCCGCTCGCCCCGCCGATCCCGCCTGA
- a CDS encoding ABC transporter ATP-binding protein, with the protein MTIVEQNTPDAVPTETVPAYRLTGITKTYAQKGRVVQALKGVDVEIDAGDFVTIQGPTGGGKSTLLQLLGALDKPTEGHLMIGDTDLAQGSSADLERVRAREIGFVFQAFNLIPTLTAAENVDMGLEPLGLPRAERDVRVVDALVRVGLAERADHRPGELSGGQQQRVAIARAIAKRPRVLLADEPTGNLDESMRDDILAVLEELNAEGLTLIVVTHDSAVAHRARRRLRLDKGTIRDITR; encoded by the coding sequence ATGACCATCGTCGAGCAGAACACCCCGGATGCCGTTCCGACCGAGACCGTTCCCGCCTACCGGCTCACCGGGATCACCAAGACCTATGCGCAGAAGGGGCGTGTGGTGCAGGCGCTCAAGGGCGTCGACGTCGAGATCGACGCGGGCGATTTCGTGACGATCCAGGGGCCGACGGGCGGGGGGAAGTCGACCCTGCTGCAGCTGCTGGGAGCGCTCGACAAGCCGACCGAGGGGCACCTGATGATCGGCGACACCGACCTCGCGCAGGGGTCGTCCGCCGATCTCGAGCGGGTGCGCGCGCGGGAGATCGGATTCGTCTTCCAGGCGTTCAACCTCATCCCGACCCTCACGGCCGCGGAGAACGTCGACATGGGCCTGGAACCGCTCGGGCTCCCTCGCGCCGAACGCGACGTGCGCGTGGTCGATGCGCTGGTGCGGGTGGGACTCGCCGAGCGCGCCGATCACCGTCCGGGCGAGCTGTCGGGAGGTCAGCAGCAGCGCGTGGCGATCGCCCGCGCGATCGCGAAGCGCCCGCGCGTGCTCCTGGCCGACGAACCGACCGGCAACCTCGACGAGTCGATGCGCGATGACATCCTCGCGGTGCTCGAAGAGCTGAACGCCGAGGGGCTCACGCTCATCGTCGTGACGCACGACTCGGCGGTGGCCCACCGCGCGCGCCGTCGCCTCCGACTGGACAAGGGCACGATCCGCGACATCACCCGCTGA
- a CDS encoding response regulator transcription factor — protein sequence MTAPAATPALRRPDGSPLRVLVVDDEQMLTDLLSMALRMEGWDVRTAGSGYDALAVTRDFDPDALVLDIMMPDLDGMSVLQRLRHAGNDVPVLFLTAKDAVADRVAGLTAGGDDYVTKPFSLEEVVARLRGLMRRAGAATAGGADPILRVGDLTLNEDSHEVERGDAQIELTATEFELLRFLMRNQRRVVSKAQILDRVWNYDFGGRSSVVELYISYLRKKIDAGRDPLIHTVRGVGYMIKAPQ from the coding sequence ATGACCGCTCCTGCCGCCACCCCCGCTCTGCGCCGCCCCGACGGCTCTCCCTTGCGCGTGCTCGTCGTCGACGACGAGCAGATGCTCACCGACCTGCTGTCGATGGCGCTGCGGATGGAGGGGTGGGACGTGCGCACCGCCGGCTCGGGCTACGACGCGCTCGCGGTCACGCGCGACTTCGACCCCGATGCCCTGGTGCTGGACATCATGATGCCCGACCTCGACGGCATGTCGGTGCTCCAGCGGCTGCGGCACGCGGGCAACGACGTGCCCGTCCTGTTCCTCACGGCGAAGGATGCCGTGGCAGACCGCGTCGCCGGGCTCACGGCGGGCGGCGACGACTACGTCACCAAGCCGTTCAGCCTGGAGGAGGTCGTGGCACGTCTTCGCGGCCTGATGAGGCGCGCGGGAGCCGCGACGGCAGGCGGCGCCGACCCCATCCTGCGCGTGGGCGACCTGACCCTCAACGAGGACTCCCACGAGGTCGAGCGGGGCGACGCGCAGATCGAGCTGACGGCCACGGAGTTCGAACTGCTCCGCTTCCTCATGCGCAACCAGCGCCGCGTCGTCTCGAAGGCGCAGATCCTCGACCGGGTGTGGAACTACGACTTCGGGGGCCGCTCGAGCGTCGTCGAGCTCTACATCTCCTACCTCCGGAAGAAGATCGACGCCGGGCGCGATCCCCTCATCCACACGGTGAGGGGCGTCGGCTACATGATCAAAGCCCCCCAGTGA
- a CDS encoding ABC transporter permease yields MYWTYLRRELSGRKKQTAIVATGLAIAIALVIIVNALSAGVRDAQAQALESVYGVGTDLTVSGAQTEPGEGGGRGGPQFDFGDDDGATGDDGTTSLSQSRLMTDFLRGTIDAATLETVASIDGVAAASGALSLTNTTFDGELPQRPTDSGDAGTDAGTADGGQMPGQGEEGGAGFGGGSFNVDSFSVLGVEAADTTVGPLSAVSVTDGRALTDADAGAFVAVLDASYASSAELAVGDTIDVGGTAFEVVGVVASTSAEADTAANVYIPLDVAQDLSGAGDVVSTVYVQAASSDQIGAVQAALEDALPDATVSSQSDLAASVSGSLASASSLITSLGTWLSIIVLAVAVALAVLFTISGISRRTREIGTLKAIGWSNGRVVGQVAGESVVQALLGGVIGVALGLAGVLAVNLISPTISSAPASDATTGPGGGARGGMGGFGAQLAQSSTDVVLSAPLSVWIVLVALLLAVAGGLVAGAFGGWRAARLSPAEALRAVG; encoded by the coding sequence ATGTATTGGACGTATCTGCGCCGTGAGCTCTCGGGGCGCAAGAAGCAGACGGCGATCGTCGCGACGGGCTTGGCCATCGCGATCGCCCTCGTCATCATCGTGAACGCGCTCTCGGCGGGCGTGCGCGACGCGCAGGCACAGGCGCTGGAGTCGGTGTACGGCGTCGGCACCGACCTCACGGTGTCCGGGGCGCAGACCGAGCCGGGGGAGGGCGGCGGCCGCGGCGGTCCGCAGTTCGACTTCGGCGACGACGACGGGGCGACCGGCGACGACGGCACGACGAGCCTGAGCCAGTCGCGCCTGATGACCGATTTCCTCCGCGGCACGATCGACGCGGCGACCCTCGAGACGGTCGCCTCGATCGACGGTGTCGCGGCCGCTTCGGGCGCGCTCAGCCTCACCAACACGACGTTCGACGGGGAACTGCCGCAGCGGCCGACGGATTCGGGTGATGCGGGGACGGATGCCGGCACCGCCGACGGCGGTCAGATGCCGGGGCAGGGCGAAGAGGGAGGCGCCGGCTTCGGCGGCGGCTCGTTCAACGTCGACTCCTTCAGCGTGCTCGGCGTCGAGGCCGCCGACACCACGGTGGGCCCGCTGTCGGCCGTCTCGGTGACCGACGGCCGCGCACTGACCGACGCCGACGCCGGCGCCTTCGTCGCTGTGCTCGACGCGTCGTATGCGTCGAGCGCGGAGCTCGCCGTGGGGGACACGATCGACGTGGGCGGCACGGCGTTCGAGGTGGTCGGAGTCGTCGCGTCCACGTCGGCGGAGGCCGACACCGCCGCGAACGTCTACATCCCCCTGGATGTCGCACAAGACCTCTCCGGCGCCGGCGACGTCGTCTCGACGGTCTACGTGCAGGCCGCGTCGAGCGATCAGATCGGTGCGGTGCAGGCGGCGCTGGAAGACGCCCTTCCCGACGCGACGGTGAGTTCGCAGTCCGATCTGGCAGCGTCGGTCTCGGGGTCGTTGGCCAGCGCTTCGTCGCTCATCACGAGCCTCGGCACGTGGCTGTCGATCATCGTGCTGGCGGTCGCCGTCGCCCTCGCGGTGCTCTTCACGATCTCCGGCATCTCCCGCCGAACGCGCGAGATCGGCACGCTGAAGGCGATCGGCTGGTCCAACGGTCGCGTCGTGGGACAGGTCGCCGGCGAGTCCGTCGTGCAGGCGCTCCTCGGCGGCGTCATCGGCGTCGCCCTCGGTCTTGCCGGCGTGCTCGCCGTCAACCTCATCTCGCCGACGATCTCGTCCGCTCCGGCGAGCGACGCGACGACCGGCCCCGGCGGTGGCGCACGCGGCGGCATGGGCGGCTTCGGCGCCCAGCTCGCCCAGTCCAGCACGGATGTGGTCCTCAGCGCTCCGCTGTCGGTGTGGATCGTGCTGGTCGCGCTCCTGCTCGCCGTCGCCGGCGGGCTCGTCGCCGGTGCCTTCGGCGGCTGGCGCGCCGCCCGGCTCAGCCCGGCCGAGGCCCTCCGTGCCGTCGGCTGA